The DNA window TCACGGCTTCTTGTGGACGCTCCGCATGTTCCTTTCAGTTCGCCACGGTGACTCTTGGCCTCGAGGAGGATGACTCCCTTGGCGCCATTGTTGCCCTCAATCGTTGCGAGTGCGTCCCAAACAGGTCCGCCAGATGGCCAGAAGTCCTTGAGTTCGCTCCAGTGCTCTTTACAGTCAACCTTGTCAAGGAACTGTTTGTCCTGGTATTCGCAGTAGTCCTCAGAAGCCAGCGGCGAGACCCAGTCGGGCTGACCGGCTACGAACTCCCGCAAGGAAGGACTAGCGTTGAGAACCAGGCAGTTAAGGTATTCACGGTGCTCCTTGACCAGCTTTCGGAGCTGGAACTGACTGCCCTTCGACTCTAGATTGAGATCTTGTGCGCTCTGCATCGCCTATTCCACTCTTTTTGCTCGACACCTCACAACTGGACTACTTTGGCGTCTTGAGATACTGTTTTTTCATCTCTAGTCTCGCAGTGTTCAGGGCAGTCTCCAGTTCCCCCATCGCCTTTGTCAGCCTTCCGGTTCTATCTTTCCCGAGCGACAATCCGAGTTTGCACAGTGTTGTTAAGCCGCCTAGTTCTTCCAGCTTGTCAATCATTTTGCCAGCCTCTTCTTCCGGAGTCAGTCCCCACAAGGCGTCCTCGACCTCTCCCAGATCTGTTTTGACGCTGGAAACATAACCCTTGACAGCACTTGTAAGCCCTAGCATGTTCGCCAGGTCTTCCACAACGATGGCATAAGCCTTGGCTCTCCCAACCTTCAGCCTCAAATCATCCTGAGCCTCTTCTTGCGATTCGCAATCTGAGAGCGATAGCTTGATCGCCATTCGGAGGTCACCCGCGATCACTTCGCATTCCTCAAGATTCTCCTTGATACCGGGAGCATTCTTCAGGAAGTCTGAGCCTACAAGCCCGATGGCCACAAGATATGCCCATGCGTACTCCGCATTGTGCAGAAGACGCTCGGCTTCCTCCCTTGATGAAATACCCAGAAGAGCGTTTTCGATTTCGTCCAGCGCGCCATCTACTCGTGACACATATGATACCACTTGTTTAGGTGGATCCAGCGGGGTCAAAGCGACCTTTAAGGCATTGAAGTTAATCCGAAGCTCTTCTGTTTTCTCAAACGCCTTTGTCCCAACTGGCCCCTCACTCGCTTCTGTAACACACGGCCCAGAAACAAGGGACAATACAATGAGTAGCGCTACAGCTCCTACAATACAGACCACTCTATTCATTTCTCCTTTCCTCCTTGCTTGACCGGAGGAGCCCCGGTCACGTGGTTGAACCAAAGAACAGCAATCTAGCATCCGACCTCAGTCTTTTGTTGTGGTAAGAATCCACACCCACAGTCACAAATCCACGGTTCCTTTGATTCGAGAGTACCCAGAGTCTGTGAACCACAGAACGTGTATGCCCAGGTCGTTGAGAAACTCCTTGCTACCCTTGTCAGTCTCACGCGCTACCACCACTGTGATGCTCGGAGACGGTGCAAGACGTTTTTACATTTCTCTTATACTTTGGGTGCATAGGCGCCCTCCAGTTTCTTTGCCAAAACTCGACCCAGTGTAGCAAAAAAGGCCTAATACGTCAAGGGGCTGCTCACAAGAACACCCCCAAATCCCCACCATCCCCGACATACCCGAACCCATGCCCCTCTCATATGCACATATGTACATATGTGCATATGTTGGAATGTGCACATGCTGTTTGACAAGTGGTGTTTGATGTGTTATGGTGAATTTGCGTGAGCGGACCCCTCCCACGGGAGATATCTATGGAGGATATGGTAAGGGCTTTCAGTGCCTTAGGCAACAGAAGGCGTTTCAAGATTGTCGTTTCACTATTGGAGTCGGGCGGAATCACGGTGGGTGAGATCAGCCGCTGGCACCGGATTCACCAAACGGCCGCGTCGCGGCATCTCAGAAAACTGGAAATTGCGGGGCTGGTGCGTGGCGAACAACGAGGACCGCATGTATACTACTCAGCGGAGGTGGATAGCTCTTCGTTGGCTATACGAAGCATTCTGGGAATCATCAAGAGATCCCCCAAACGCCGCGTGAAATAACTCTTCTACCTGATACTTGATATTGCTCATCCCCACATCTTCACATATGCGCATATGTACATATGTACATATGCGCACATGCGGCATCGTGTTACACCGGTCGGAGGCGGGGGAGAGATGCAGCCTTCAACCCGGCTGACTGGTGATAGTCAATAGCCACGCCGCTGAGAGTCTGCAGCGGACCGCTAGCAACTGCCAGTTATCTGAAGTCCTCCGACTGAACCATCATCTCCATCTTGTAAACTGCTTCTACGGGCATATCAGGCGCTGCTTTCTTGATAACTTGACGTACAGATTCAGCATCTTTCGCATCCCATTCACAGTACAGTTTGCCTTCCTCGCGCGCATACCAACTCCTCAGCCAATACGCGTCGCGTGTGAGACCTGCTTTCACGGCCTTGCCCATAGGTGTGGCGCTTCCCACGGTAAGCTCCTTGCCTACCGGATGCACAACCAAAAACTTGGCCATTCTTCTCACCTCCTTCGCCTGTGAATCTGTCAAACTGTTGAAATCAGGAGCCCCACGCAATACCAAAGGACGGGGCCACTTTACAGCTTAGAACGTAGATCTGAGAACGCAGAACTTGAGACGATATCCTCGTGATTTCTTCTGAGCGATTCTATCCCACTCCATCGCTGCTGTCAACGCCCCACAGGCTGTACGC is part of the candidate division TA06 bacterium genome and encodes:
- a CDS encoding ArsR family transcriptional regulator translates to MEDMVRAFSALGNRRRFKIVVSLLESGGITVGEISRWHRIHQTAASRHLRKLEIAGLVRGEQRGPHVYYSAEVDSSSLAIRSILGIIKRSPKRRVK
- a CDS encoding DUF4242 domain-containing protein — translated: MAKFLVVHPVGKELTVGSATPMGKAVKAGLTRDAYWLRSWYAREEGKLYCEWDAKDAESVRQVIKKAAPDMPVEAVYKMEMMVQSEDFR